The following are encoded in a window of Dehalobacter sp. 12DCB1 genomic DNA:
- the pdxS gene encoding pyridoxal 5'-phosphate synthase lyase subunit PdxS, which produces MVEVASWKVKTGLAEMLKGGVIMDVTTPEQAKIAEEAGACAVMALERVPSDIRAAGGVARMADPTIVKKIMEAVTIPVMAKARIGHFVEARILEALGADYIDESEVLTPADDLYHIDKNQFKVPFVCGARNLGEALRRIGEGAAMIRTKGEPGTGNVVEAVRHMRTVMADIRRLTTMPKEELMTAAKEMAAPYDLVLYVAEHGKLPVVNFAAGGIATPADAALMMQLGCDGIFVGSGIFKSSEPTKRARAIVLATTHHNDPDMLAKLSEEIGEAMPGLEISSIAPAERMQDRGW; this is translated from the coding sequence ATGGTTGAGGTAGCTTCATGGAAAGTAAAAACGGGCTTGGCGGAGATGTTAAAAGGAGGCGTCATTATGGACGTCACAACACCCGAACAGGCAAAAATAGCTGAGGAAGCCGGAGCCTGTGCAGTTATGGCCCTGGAAAGGGTACCCTCTGATATCCGGGCCGCAGGCGGTGTAGCAAGAATGGCCGATCCGACTATCGTTAAAAAGATCATGGAGGCTGTAACGATTCCAGTTATGGCCAAAGCAAGAATCGGACACTTTGTCGAAGCCCGGATCCTGGAAGCACTTGGTGCAGATTACATTGATGAGAGCGAAGTGCTAACCCCTGCTGACGACCTTTATCACATCGACAAGAATCAATTTAAAGTGCCGTTTGTCTGCGGTGCACGCAACCTCGGTGAGGCCCTGCGTCGAATCGGTGAGGGTGCTGCGATGATCCGCACCAAAGGCGAGCCCGGAACAGGCAATGTAGTCGAGGCTGTGCGCCATATGCGGACGGTCATGGCCGATATCCGCAGACTGACCACGATGCCAAAGGAGGAACTGATGACCGCGGCCAAGGAAATGGCCGCGCCCTACGATTTAGTTCTATATGTTGCCGAACACGGAAAACTTCCGGTTGTTAATTTTGCAGCTGGCGGAATTGCGACCCCGGCCGATGCGGCCCTTATGATGCAGCTGGGCTGCGATGGTATTTTTGTTGGCTCCGGCATATTTAAATCCTCTGAACCGACCAAAAGAGCCAGAGCGATTGTTCTCGCAACCACCCACCACAATGATCCGGACATGCTGGCTAAGCTTTCAGAAGAAATTGGGGAAGCAATGCCTGGTCTGGAGATTTCCTCGATTGCTCCGGCGGAAAGAATGCAGGATCGGGGCTGGTGA
- a CDS encoding site-specific integrase yields the protein MELTKMLEMVRLTEDELIGGFITTKKGYYYTVLNRKDKNGKRKPLWISTGLPAIEKNEAEAENQCLSARIQYSLDLKNGVADKTLAHEEPENNSVQDNSDEKHSLNPLFADLLNEWLEFRHPDNVVVGEDFNFDKTIKLNTWAGYAENIKQNLYPTFMAYGCTVQEITPELLKGHYSYRLKNGRKKSTVAKDYTIINQALNYAVSKKMISVNPNSAITLHKIEKYNAATLNAEQMLNYLEFIVDDIIEIPILLGGFYGMRRSECLGARESQFDFKYKFFRANHTVTTAVIDKKKIYIPSDKLKTDLSNRTYPLIPYVEERIKAKITENKELRALCGNSYSKEWLGYLCVDPLGEIIDPNYITNRHSDLLRKAGLPHVRFHDLRHSCVGLMMANEVPMERIRDWVGHSDIRTTVNTYGHLEYQSKKKTAKIIQKSLPLKMAGAANLLGLTAP from the coding sequence ATGGAACTCACTAAAATGCTGGAAATGGTCAGATTGACCGAGGATGAATTAATCGGAGGATTTATAACAACTAAAAAAGGATATTATTACACCGTTCTCAACCGGAAGGATAAGAATGGAAAGCGTAAGCCTCTTTGGATTTCAACAGGGCTTCCTGCAATCGAGAAAAATGAAGCAGAAGCCGAAAACCAATGTTTATCGGCTAGAATCCAATATTCCCTTGACTTAAAAAATGGCGTAGCCGATAAGACTTTGGCACATGAAGAACCTGAAAACAATAGTGTTCAGGATAATTCAGATGAAAAACATTCACTAAATCCTTTGTTTGCAGATTTATTAAATGAATGGCTTGAATTCAGACACCCGGATAATGTTGTTGTGGGCGAAGACTTTAATTTTGACAAGACAATCAAGCTTAATACTTGGGCTGGCTATGCAGAAAATATAAAACAAAACTTATACCCGACATTCATGGCTTACGGATGCACTGTCCAAGAGATTACGCCTGAGTTGCTTAAGGGGCATTATTCTTACCGGCTTAAAAACGGCAGAAAGAAGTCTACGGTCGCCAAAGATTATACAATTATCAATCAAGCACTGAATTATGCCGTCAGCAAAAAGATGATCAGCGTGAATCCGAACAGCGCGATAACCTTGCACAAAATCGAGAAGTATAATGCGGCGACGCTCAATGCCGAGCAGATGTTGAATTATCTCGAATTTATTGTAGACGATATCATTGAAATCCCTATATTACTGGGCGGATTTTATGGAATGCGGCGCAGTGAATGTCTAGGCGCTAGAGAATCCCAATTTGATTTCAAGTACAAATTCTTTAGGGCTAATCATACTGTAACCACGGCAGTGATCGACAAGAAGAAAATATATATCCCTTCCGACAAGCTTAAAACGGATTTGAGCAACCGTACTTATCCTTTGATTCCTTATGTTGAAGAAAGGATAAAAGCAAAAATAACGGAGAATAAGGAGCTGAGGGCGCTTTGCGGCAACTCATACAGCAAAGAATGGCTTGGTTATCTTTGCGTCGATCCCTTGGGGGAAATTATCGACCCAAATTATATAACCAACAGACATAGCGATTTGCTTAGGAAAGCCGGATTGCCGCATGTCAGATTCCACGACCTCCGGCATTCATGCGTAGGCTTAATGATGGCTAATGAAGTGCCTATGGAGCGCATCCGGGATTGGGTTGGACATAGCGACATCCGGACAACGGTCAATACTTATGGCCATCTGGAATACCAGTCCAAGAAAAAAACAGCCAAGATTATTCAAAAATCTCTGCCGCTTAAAATGGCAGGGGCTGCCAATCTTTTAGGATTAACAGCCCCATGA
- the tadA gene encoding tRNA adenosine(34) deaminase TadA encodes MKHEDWMRLALDQAQKAYDCNEIPVGALVIVNQQILSVAFNEKEQKQDPTGHAEILAIRRAAEVMGHWRLTDATLYVTLEPCPMCAGAILQARIKHLVYGAMDAKGGAVESVMNVLNRNCWNHKVEVTAGVLEEECSVLLKQYFREKRTGV; translated from the coding sequence ATGAAACATGAAGATTGGATGAGACTTGCGCTTGACCAAGCCCAAAAGGCTTATGACTGCAATGAGATTCCGGTTGGCGCCCTCGTTATCGTAAATCAGCAAATTCTATCTGTCGCCTTCAATGAAAAAGAGCAGAAACAAGACCCGACCGGACATGCCGAAATTCTCGCCATTCGGCGAGCAGCCGAGGTGATGGGTCACTGGAGGCTGACGGATGCGACGTTGTATGTCACCCTGGAACCCTGCCCGATGTGTGCCGGCGCAATTCTTCAAGCTAGGATCAAACACCTGGTCTACGGAGCGATGGATGCCAAAGGCGGCGCTGTTGAGTCCGTGATGAATGTACTGAACAGAAACTGTTGGAATCACAAAGTTGAAGTCACGGCAGGCGTCTTGGAAGAAGAATGCTCGGTACTGTTAAAACAATATTTCCGGGAAAAACGTACCGGAGTCTAA
- a CDS encoding sigma factor-like helix-turn-helix DNA-binding protein: MERINLRDYYPFYQFDFFVEVADEIASSLKLFKLSEKAYQLRIYRHKAYYSLDRGDGIEQEIVFISLSPQEIYERKVTNRELYAAINSLPEKQAKRIYAYFFLGISKAAIARADGIGESAVRESIERGLKNIEKFLKNFG; the protein is encoded by the coding sequence ATGGAAAGGATTAATTTGCGAGATTATTACCCGTTTTATCAATTTGACTTTTTTGTTGAAGTTGCGGATGAAATCGCTTCATCCCTGAAACTCTTTAAGCTAAGCGAGAAGGCTTACCAATTGCGCATATACAGGCACAAAGCCTATTACTCTCTAGACCGGGGCGATGGCATTGAGCAAGAGATTGTCTTCATTTCATTATCTCCCCAGGAGATTTATGAAAGAAAAGTCACTAATCGGGAGCTGTATGCCGCAATCAACAGCCTGCCGGAAAAACAGGCGAAGCGTATTTATGCCTATTTCTTTTTGGGCATAAGCAAAGCCGCCATTGCCAGGGCAGATGGTATCGGAGAAAGCGCAGTCAGGGAATCCATCGAACGCGGACTGAAAAATATTGAAAAGTTTTTAAAAAATTTTGGGTAA
- a CDS encoding DUF370 domain-containing protein, with protein sequence MFLHIGNNIMVRKDKIILILDLDTAGSSQISRSLLNKMMKKGTVQNITEKGKEKSFVMTDSEYYLSPISSSTLMKRSQSGSIF encoded by the coding sequence ATGTTTTTACACATCGGTAATAATATTATGGTAAGAAAAGACAAAATCATTCTGATTCTTGATTTGGATACAGCAGGAAGCAGTCAGATTTCCCGAAGTTTGTTGAATAAAATGATGAAAAAGGGAACTGTACAGAATATTACTGAAAAAGGAAAAGAAAAATCATTTGTGATGACGGATTCAGAATATTATCTATCTCCGATTTCTTCATCGACGTTAATGAAAAGATCACAAAGCGGAAGTATTTTTTAG
- the gyrA gene encoding DNA gyrase subunit A, translated as MSMELFSGKVLPIEISDELKKSFIDYSMSVIVSRALPDVRDGLKPVHRRILYAMNELGMTPNKGYSKSARLVGDCMGKYHPHGDSSIYDASVRMAQDFSSRYPLIDGHGNFGSIDGDSAAAMRYTEMKMAPLATYMLADIDKDTVNFSPNYDEREKEPDVLPAKFPNLLVNGSSGIAVGMATNIPPHNLGEVIDGVIYLIDSQDNEDGASRPGIKDLMKFIKGPDFPTGAQIMGTEGIISAYTTGRGSIKVRAKANIEKIEKNGKMQIVVTEIPYVVNKSRLIEKIAELVQEKKIEGITDLRDETTMKGMRIVIELRRDVTPQVILNQLYKHTQMEDSFGINMLALVDNTPKVLNLQEMLEYFIKHQKEVIVRRSRFELKKAEDEAHIVQGLRKALDYIDEVIEIIRSSKDDDIAKAKLILRFDFSDRQAQAILDMRLKRLTGLEREKLDAQYQKLMDEIAYLTAVLNSDKMVREIIKAELKEIRDKFADPRRSEITFDATKMEIEDLIADEDVVITVTHRGYIKRLPLNTYHSQRRGGRGVTGMSTGENDFVESLFIASTHHHILFFTSRGKVYRLRAHEIPEASRTAKGTAIVNLLSLAQDEKVTATIAVKEFKDQFNLLTATRNGIVKKTSLQDYDTKRSDGLIALTLDENDELIGVRLTKENDDVVIATRLGLAIRFSEEDVRAMGRTARGVRGISLRKNDYVIAMDVVDKTASDLELLTVTENGFAKRSELDDFRIQGRGGKGIIGHRVTSKTGPLAAVKVVTADQELMVITDEGIVIRQEVSGISVQGRSAQGVTAMRTGDSKVVAVAKFVSKEEEE; from the coding sequence ATGTCCATGGAACTTTTTAGTGGCAAGGTTTTGCCCATTGAGATTTCCGATGAATTAAAAAAATCATTTATAGATTATTCCATGAGCGTAATTGTCAGTCGAGCCTTGCCGGATGTACGCGACGGGCTGAAACCGGTTCATCGCAGGATCCTTTATGCGATGAATGAATTAGGGATGACGCCTAATAAAGGGTATAGTAAATCGGCCAGACTGGTCGGAGATTGCATGGGGAAATATCACCCGCATGGAGACTCTTCAATCTATGATGCGTCTGTCAGGATGGCGCAGGATTTTTCCAGTCGTTACCCTTTAATTGACGGGCATGGCAACTTTGGTTCGATCGATGGTGATTCAGCGGCTGCCATGCGTTATACGGAGATGAAGATGGCTCCGCTGGCTACGTATATGCTGGCTGATATTGATAAGGATACAGTTAATTTTAGTCCGAACTATGATGAAAGAGAAAAAGAACCGGACGTCTTGCCGGCAAAATTCCCAAACCTATTGGTTAACGGTTCTTCCGGGATTGCTGTCGGGATGGCCACGAACATACCGCCGCATAATCTGGGCGAAGTCATCGACGGTGTCATTTATCTGATAGACAGTCAAGATAATGAGGATGGAGCGTCCCGACCGGGAATCAAAGATCTGATGAAATTCATTAAAGGACCTGATTTTCCGACCGGCGCCCAGATCATGGGCACGGAGGGTATCATCAGCGCGTACACAACCGGCAGAGGATCAATTAAGGTCCGGGCGAAGGCCAATATCGAAAAGATTGAGAAAAACGGGAAAATGCAAATCGTTGTTACGGAAATTCCGTATGTGGTTAATAAGTCCCGGCTGATTGAAAAGATTGCTGAACTTGTTCAGGAAAAGAAAATTGAAGGTATAACCGATTTGCGCGATGAGACCACGATGAAAGGGATGCGCATCGTGATCGAACTGCGTAGGGATGTTACTCCTCAAGTCATCCTGAATCAGCTGTATAAGCATACCCAGATGGAAGACAGCTTCGGGATCAATATGCTGGCGCTTGTTGACAATACCCCGAAAGTACTCAACCTGCAGGAAATGCTGGAATACTTCATCAAACACCAAAAAGAGGTTATTGTCCGGCGCAGTCGGTTTGAACTGAAGAAAGCGGAAGATGAGGCACATATCGTGCAAGGACTGCGCAAGGCGCTGGACTATATCGATGAAGTCATTGAAATCATTCGTTCTTCCAAGGATGATGACATTGCTAAAGCAAAACTGATTCTGCGCTTTGATTTCAGCGACAGACAAGCTCAGGCTATTCTGGACATGCGCTTAAAGCGGCTCACCGGTTTGGAACGCGAAAAACTGGATGCCCAGTATCAGAAGCTGATGGATGAGATCGCCTATCTCACGGCTGTTCTTAACTCAGATAAGATGGTCCGCGAAATTATTAAAGCAGAGCTGAAGGAAATCAGGGATAAATTTGCGGATCCGAGACGTTCTGAAATCACTTTTGATGCGACGAAGATGGAAATTGAAGATTTGATCGCGGATGAGGACGTTGTGATTACGGTCACGCACAGAGGGTATATCAAAAGACTGCCTTTAAATACCTACCACAGCCAGAGGAGAGGCGGCCGTGGAGTCACCGGTATGTCTACCGGAGAAAATGATTTTGTGGAGAGCCTGTTTATTGCCTCTACGCATCATCATATTCTTTTCTTCACTTCACGCGGCAAGGTTTACCGTTTGCGGGCGCATGAAATACCTGAAGCAAGCAGAACAGCCAAAGGTACTGCGATCGTGAACCTTTTGAGTCTCGCGCAGGATGAAAAAGTCACCGCGACGATTGCTGTCAAGGAGTTTAAAGACCAATTCAACCTGCTGACAGCAACGAGAAACGGGATTGTCAAAAAGACTTCGCTCCAGGATTATGACACGAAAAGAAGTGATGGCTTGATTGCGCTGACGCTGGATGAAAATGACGAACTGATCGGCGTGCGTCTCACGAAAGAAAATGACGATGTCGTGATTGCAACCCGCCTGGGCCTGGCGATCCGCTTCTCCGAGGAGGATGTCAGAGCTATGGGACGGACAGCCCGAGGTGTAAGAGGAATCTCTCTCAGGAAAAATGACTATGTTATTGCGATGGATGTTGTCGATAAAACCGCCAGTGATTTAGAATTGCTGACAGTTACCGAGAATGGCTTTGCCAAACGAAGCGAACTGGATGATTTCCGGATCCAGGGACGTGGTGGCAAAGGCATCATCGGGCACAGAGTCACTTCCAAGACCGGGCCTCTGGCTGCCGTCAAGGTCGTCACCGCCGATCAGGAACTGATGGTCATTACCGATGAAGGTATTGTGATACGTCAGGAAGTCAGCGGCATCTCCGTTCAGGGAAGATCGGCCCAGGGGGTAACCGCAATGAGGACAGGCGACAGTAAGGTTGTGGCCGTAGCTAAATTTGTAAGTAAAGAAGAAGAAGAATAA
- the pdxT gene encoding pyridoxal 5'-phosphate synthase glutaminase subunit PdxT: MSMKKKIGVLAIQGAFREHCKLLERLGVEAVEVRSVDDLKGISGLIIPGGESTAIGKQLEIDGFGDKIAEMAGEGFPIFGTCAGMILLSKKIDQSSQYSLGLLDISVKRNAFGRQIASFEADIPVKGLEGGNLRAVFIRAPYVLEAGPEVDVLAVYAGKIVLVRDDHILASAFHPELTDDTRIHKYFINIVDQYRK, translated from the coding sequence GTGAGCATGAAAAAGAAAATTGGTGTCCTGGCTATCCAGGGCGCTTTTCGCGAGCACTGCAAATTATTGGAAAGACTTGGAGTTGAGGCGGTTGAAGTCCGCAGTGTCGATGATTTAAAAGGAATCAGTGGATTAATTATTCCCGGTGGGGAAAGCACAGCAATTGGTAAGCAGCTCGAAATTGACGGTTTTGGTGACAAAATTGCAGAAATGGCTGGTGAAGGTTTTCCCATTTTTGGGACATGCGCCGGCATGATTCTACTTAGTAAAAAAATTGATCAGAGCAGCCAGTATTCTTTGGGTCTTCTGGATATTTCCGTCAAACGAAATGCTTTTGGGCGGCAGATTGCGAGTTTTGAAGCGGATATCCCGGTTAAGGGACTGGAAGGCGGAAATCTGCGGGCCGTATTCATTCGAGCGCCGTATGTGTTGGAAGCAGGTCCGGAGGTCGATGTGCTGGCCGTATATGCCGGAAAGATTGTCTTGGTTCGGGATGATCATATTCTGGCCAGCGCGTTTCATCCCGAGCTTACAGACGATACCAGAATTCATAAATATTTCATTAACATCGTTGATCAGTATCGAAAATAG
- the serS gene encoding serine--tRNA ligase, which produces MLDLKFVRSNPEIVKEALAKRCADINLDDFLRQEEKRRQILFEAENLKAERNKVSEEVARRKKSGQDAEKLILQMREVGQNIKTLDDSLNEIEQKMLEVLYLIPNIPDASVPVGKDENDNIEVRKWGEPRKFEFQPLTHYELGEKLDILDFARAGKVTGTRFTFYKGLGARLERALINFMMDRHAAKGYTEVFPPFMVNRQSMFSTGQLPKFEEDAFKVEKTDYFLIPTAEVPVTNIYRDEILEADMLPIKFCAYSACFRAEAGASGRDTRGLIRQHQFNKVELVKFSLPENSFHELEMLTADAEAILQELELSYRVIALSTGDLGFSSAKTYDLEVWLPSFNLYREISSCSNFNDFQARRANIRFRRGPKEKVEFVHTLNGSGLAIGRTVSAILENYQEEDGRIRIPKALVPYMGTEFIG; this is translated from the coding sequence ATGCTCGATCTAAAATTTGTGCGCAGCAATCCCGAGATTGTCAAAGAAGCGTTAGCGAAACGCTGTGCCGATATCAACCTGGATGATTTTTTACGCCAAGAGGAAAAAAGACGGCAAATCTTATTTGAGGCGGAAAATCTGAAAGCGGAACGCAATAAGGTATCTGAAGAAGTTGCCCGGCGGAAGAAAAGCGGGCAGGATGCCGAGAAGCTGATCCTTCAAATGCGTGAGGTTGGTCAGAACATTAAAACGCTGGATGACAGTTTAAACGAGATCGAGCAAAAAATGCTGGAAGTACTCTATTTGATCCCGAATATTCCCGATGCATCTGTTCCGGTTGGTAAAGATGAAAACGATAACATCGAAGTCCGCAAATGGGGTGAACCCAGGAAGTTTGAATTTCAACCGCTAACCCACTATGAGTTGGGGGAAAAACTTGATATTTTAGATTTTGCCCGGGCCGGCAAAGTAACTGGAACTCGATTTACATTCTACAAAGGGCTCGGAGCGCGCCTAGAAAGAGCCTTGATCAATTTTATGATGGACAGGCATGCCGCCAAAGGCTATACGGAGGTCTTTCCGCCGTTTATGGTCAACCGGCAGTCTATGTTTTCCACCGGTCAGCTGCCCAAATTTGAAGAAGACGCTTTCAAAGTGGAAAAAACCGATTATTTCCTGATTCCTACAGCAGAAGTACCAGTCACCAATATTTACAGAGATGAGATCCTTGAAGCAGATATGCTTCCGATTAAATTTTGTGCCTACAGTGCATGTTTCCGTGCCGAAGCTGGAGCTTCCGGGAGGGATACCCGCGGGCTGATCCGCCAGCATCAGTTTAATAAAGTTGAGCTTGTAAAATTCTCCCTTCCGGAGAATTCCTTCCATGAGTTGGAGATGCTGACCGCGGATGCTGAAGCGATTCTGCAGGAACTGGAACTCTCTTACCGCGTTATTGCTTTATCCACCGGCGATCTTGGATTTAGTTCTGCTAAAACGTATGACCTTGAAGTATGGCTGCCAAGCTTTAATCTGTACAGGGAAATATCTTCCTGCAGCAATTTTAATGATTTTCAGGCTAGAAGAGCGAATATTCGTTTTCGGCGCGGACCTAAGGAAAAAGTGGAGTTTGTGCATACCTTAAACGGCAGCGGACTGGCCATCGGCAGGACCGTATCGGCTATTCTGGAGAACTATCAAGAAGAAGATGGTAGAATCAGGATTCCGAAAGCACTGGTTCCATACATGGGTACGGAATTTATCGGTTAG
- a CDS encoding helix-turn-helix domain-containing protein produces MANEKLSQEKAYRIMLKGYPDVLDMKQICKILGVSLKTGYSLIQENKIECLKVGRAYKIPKPFLLSYLRIGPGSDSELK; encoded by the coding sequence ATGGCAAATGAAAAATTATCACAAGAAAAAGCCTACCGGATTATGCTAAAAGGATACCCCGATGTGCTCGATATGAAGCAAATATGTAAAATTCTTGGAGTTAGCCTAAAGACAGGATACAGTTTAATACAAGAAAATAAAATTGAATGCTTAAAGGTTGGCCGGGCCTATAAAATCCCCAAACCTTTTTTATTGAGTTATCTGAGAATAGGTCCCGGCAGCGACAGTGAATTAAAATGA
- the gyrB gene encoding DNA topoisomerase (ATP-hydrolyzing) subunit B, giving the protein MQNESELANQINPGSDYNAGQIEVLEGLEAVRKRPGMYIGSTSSRGLHHLVYEIVDNSIDEAMAGYCNEIQVIIHQGESITVKDNGRGIPVDMHAKMQKPAVEVALTVLHAGGKFNNEAYKVSGGLHGVGMSVVNALSVNLRVEIKKDGKKYSQEYSRGKTLTELKEIGTYQGRSGTMITFQPDPEIFEDIVYDYEVLAHRLKELSFLNKSVTITLIDERTDMKDVYNHNNGLIDFVEYLNKNKDPIHQKAIVFETEKDNTKVEIALQYNESYTETLFSYANNINTTEGGTHEAGFKAALTRVVNDYARKNNILKGNENNLSGEDVREGLTAIISVKIMEPQFEGQTKTKLGNSEVRSIVDSVVGEGLSTFFEENPAVAKKIVEKGLMATRARLAARKARDLTRRKSALESTSLPGKLADCTWKDPRYCEMYIVEGDSAGGSAKQGRNQKFQAILPLRGKILNVEKARLDRILGNTEIRAMITALGTGISEEFDIEKSRYHKVVIMTDADVDGAHIRILLLTFFYRYMKPLIENHYVYIAQPPLFKIKNGKQIQYAYSDKELSKVMETVGREKTEIQRYKGLGEMNPEQLWETTMDPESRTILQVQMDDAMKADELFTILMGDKVEPRKEFIQKHARDVRNLDI; this is encoded by the coding sequence TTGCAAAATGAATCGGAATTAGCAAATCAAATAAATCCCGGATCTGATTATAATGCCGGCCAGATAGAAGTACTTGAAGGATTAGAAGCTGTTCGCAAGCGCCCCGGTATGTACATTGGTTCCACCAGCAGCCGTGGTTTGCACCATCTGGTATATGAGATTGTTGACAATAGCATTGATGAGGCAATGGCTGGCTACTGTAATGAAATACAGGTTATCATTCATCAGGGTGAGAGTATTACTGTTAAAGATAACGGACGCGGTATACCGGTCGATATGCATGCAAAGATGCAAAAGCCGGCAGTAGAAGTTGCCTTGACAGTATTACATGCCGGCGGAAAATTCAATAATGAAGCTTATAAGGTTTCCGGTGGCCTGCACGGAGTTGGGATGAGCGTCGTGAATGCGCTTTCCGTCAATTTGCGTGTTGAGATTAAAAAAGATGGAAAAAAGTACAGCCAGGAATATTCACGCGGAAAAACACTGACTGAACTCAAGGAAATTGGTACGTACCAGGGAAGATCAGGGACGATGATTACTTTCCAGCCTGATCCGGAAATCTTCGAAGATATCGTTTATGACTATGAAGTTCTGGCACATCGTTTAAAGGAGCTTTCCTTTCTGAATAAAAGTGTCACGATTACGCTGATCGACGAACGAACGGATATGAAAGATGTCTACAATCACAATAATGGGCTGATTGATTTTGTAGAATATTTAAATAAAAATAAAGATCCGATTCACCAAAAAGCGATTGTATTTGAAACGGAGAAAGATAATACGAAGGTTGAGATTGCTCTTCAGTATAACGAAAGCTATACCGAAACCCTGTTTTCTTATGCCAATAATATCAATACCACAGAAGGCGGAACGCATGAAGCAGGCTTTAAAGCTGCTTTAACCAGGGTAGTGAATGACTATGCGCGCAAAAACAATATTTTAAAAGGCAATGAGAATAACTTAAGTGGTGAGGATGTCAGAGAAGGCCTTACAGCCATTATTTCGGTTAAAATCATGGAACCTCAGTTTGAAGGACAGACGAAGACTAAGCTGGGCAATAGTGAAGTAAGATCCATTGTCGACAGCGTGGTTGGCGAGGGTCTATCGACCTTTTTTGAAGAAAATCCGGCCGTTGCTAAAAAGATTGTTGAAAAAGGCTTGATGGCGACCAGAGCGAGACTTGCCGCCCGCAAGGCCAGAGACCTCACGCGCAGAAAAAGTGCGCTGGAAAGTACTTCTTTGCCGGGTAAACTGGCGGACTGCACCTGGAAGGATCCAAGGTACTGTGAAATGTACATTGTTGAAGGAGACAGTGCCGGCGGCTCAGCCAAACAAGGAAGAAATCAAAAATTCCAGGCTATATTACCGCTGCGAGGTAAAATCCTGAATGTCGAAAAAGCCCGTTTGGATAGGATCCTAGGAAATACAGAAATAAGAGCAATGATTACAGCACTTGGTACCGGAATATCTGAAGAGTTTGATATTGAAAAATCCCGTTATCATAAAGTTGTGATTATGACAGATGCCGATGTCGATGGTGCACATATCCGGATTCTCTTATTGACATTTTTCTACAGGTATATGAAACCGCTGATTGAAAATCATTATGTTTATATTGCGCAGCCACCGCTTTTTAAGATTAAAAACGGTAAACAAATTCAATATGCTTATAGTGATAAAGAATTGAGTAAGGTTATGGAAACTGTCGGCAGAGAAAAGACAGAAATCCAACGCTATAAAGGTCTTGGTGAAATGAATCCCGAACAGCTTTGGGAGACAACAATGGATCCTGAATCCCGGACCATTCTCCAGGTTCAAATGGATGACGCCATGAAAGCGGATGAGTTATTCACGATACTCATGGGTGACAAAGTAGAGCCCCGTAAGGAATTTATTCAAAAACATGCCAGGGATGTACGAAATCTGGATATTTAA